In the genome of Cronobacter malonaticus LMG 23826, one region contains:
- a CDS encoding DUF3251 domain-containing protein codes for MTTRYLKWSIVASALALSACAPQSEVRQMHQNVSTLNQEMTKLKQETVKITQQNALNVKSKSGVYLLPCSNTPARLSSQLGMLKMSLRNVTAGANGTQATLFIQSESSEALPAFTGTVEWGQLQGTTENYREVNVQNQPFSAPASTLAPSDVSIPLTLTGITPEQLGFIRVHDIQPLIAGDAVVAP; via the coding sequence ATGACAACACGTTATCTGAAATGGTCTATCGTCGCCAGCGCACTGGCCTTAAGCGCCTGCGCCCCGCAGAGCGAAGTACGCCAGATGCACCAGAATGTCAGCACGCTCAATCAGGAGATGACGAAGCTCAAGCAGGAGACTGTCAAAATCACGCAGCAGAACGCGCTGAATGTGAAATCGAAAAGCGGCGTCTACCTGCTGCCGTGCTCTAACACGCCCGCTCGCTTAAGCAGCCAGCTCGGTATGCTGAAAATGTCGCTGCGCAACGTCACGGCGGGCGCGAACGGCACACAGGCGACGCTGTTTATCCAGAGCGAATCCAGTGAGGCGCTGCCCGCCTTTACCGGCACCGTCGAATGGGGCCAGTTACAGGGCACCACCGAAAATTACCGGGAAGTGAACGTGCAGAACCAGCCGTTCAGCGCACCTGCCAGCACGCTGGCGCCGAGTGATGTTTCCATTCCCCTGACGCTGACCGGCATCACGCCAGAACAGCTGGGCTTTATCCGCGTGCATGATATCCAGCCGCTTATCGCCGGTGACGCCGTCGTCGCGCCCTGA
- a CDS encoding nucleoside-specific channel-forming protein Tsx, whose amino-acid sequence MKKIVLAAGAALALSTSFTAGAAETSNSEFVSDWWHQSVNVVGSYHTRFGPTIRNDTYLEYEAFAKKDWFDFYGYADAPVFFGGNSDAKGIWNHGSPLFVEIEPRFSIDKLTGTSLAFGPFKEWYFANNYIYDMGRNASGRQSTWYMGLGTDIDTGLPMSLSLNVYAKYQWQNYGAENQNEWDGYRFKVKYFVPITQLWGGNLSYIGFTNFDWGSDLGDKGGYALNGVKARTNDSIASSHILALNYDHWHYSVVARYWHNGGQWNDDAQLAFTNYNTRTTGWGGYLVVGYNF is encoded by the coding sequence ATGAAAAAAATTGTTTTAGCTGCCGGTGCAGCCCTGGCGCTCTCCACCTCTTTTACTGCCGGCGCGGCAGAAACCAGCAATAGTGAGTTTGTTTCCGACTGGTGGCACCAGAGCGTAAACGTGGTGGGCAGCTACCACACACGCTTCGGACCGACCATCCGCAACGATACCTATCTGGAATATGAAGCGTTCGCCAAAAAAGACTGGTTTGATTTCTACGGCTACGCGGACGCCCCGGTCTTCTTCGGTGGTAACTCCGATGCTAAAGGGATCTGGAACCACGGTTCCCCGCTGTTTGTGGAAATCGAACCGCGTTTCTCTATCGATAAGCTGACCGGCACCAGCCTGGCGTTCGGCCCGTTCAAAGAGTGGTATTTCGCGAATAACTATATCTACGATATGGGCCGCAACGCTTCTGGCCGTCAGAGCACCTGGTATATGGGTCTTGGTACCGATATCGACACCGGCCTGCCGATGAGCCTCTCCCTGAACGTTTATGCCAAATACCAGTGGCAGAACTACGGTGCAGAAAACCAGAACGAGTGGGACGGCTACCGCTTTAAAGTGAAATACTTCGTGCCGATCACCCAGCTGTGGGGCGGCAACCTGAGCTATATCGGTTTTACCAACTTTGACTGGGGTTCAGACCTCGGTGATAAAGGCGGTTATGCGCTCAATGGCGTGAAAGCCCGCACTAACGATTCCATCGCCTCCAGCCATATTCTGGCGCTGAATTACGATCACTGGCACTACTCCGTGGTCGCGCGTTACTGGCACAACGGCGGTCAGTGGAACGATGATGCGCAATTAGCCTTCACTAACTACAACACCCGCACTACGGGCTGGGGTGGTTACCTGGTGGTAGGTTACAACTTCTAA
- the secF gene encoding protein translocase subunit SecF, whose product MAQEYTVEQLNHGRKVYDFMRWDYWAFAISGLLLVASIVVMGVRGFNWGLDFTGGTVIEIGLEKPADLDVMRESLVKAGFEEPLLQNFGSSRDIMVRMPPAQGETGGQALGTKVVNVINQATGQNAAVKRIEFVGPSVGADLAQAGAMALLVALLSILVYVGFRFEWRLAAGVVIALAHDVIITMGVLSLFQIEIDLTIIASLMSVIGYSLNDSIVVSDRIRENFRKIRRGTPYEIFNVSLTQTLQRTLITSGTTLVVILMLYLFGGAMLQGFSLTMLIGVSIGTASSIYVASALALKLGMKREHLLQQKVEKEGADQPSLLP is encoded by the coding sequence GTGGCACAGGAATATACTGTTGAACAATTGAACCACGGCCGCAAAGTCTATGACTTTATGCGCTGGGACTACTGGGCCTTCGCCATTTCCGGCCTGCTGCTTGTCGCCTCTATCGTGGTGATGGGCGTACGCGGGTTTAACTGGGGTCTCGATTTTACCGGCGGTACGGTTATCGAGATTGGCCTGGAAAAACCGGCGGATCTGGATGTAATGCGCGAGTCGCTGGTAAAAGCGGGCTTTGAAGAGCCGCTGCTGCAGAACTTCGGCAGCAGCCGCGACATCATGGTCCGTATGCCGCCTGCCCAGGGTGAAACCGGCGGTCAGGCACTTGGCACCAAAGTGGTGAACGTCATTAACCAGGCCACCGGCCAGAACGCGGCGGTAAAACGTATCGAGTTTGTCGGCCCGAGCGTAGGCGCTGACCTCGCCCAGGCGGGCGCGATGGCGTTGCTGGTCGCGCTGCTCTCCATTCTGGTTTACGTCGGGTTCCGCTTTGAGTGGCGTCTGGCGGCCGGTGTGGTTATCGCGCTGGCGCACGACGTCATTATCACCATGGGCGTGCTGTCGCTGTTCCAGATTGAGATTGACCTGACCATCATCGCCTCGCTGATGTCGGTTATTGGTTACTCGCTCAACGACAGCATCGTGGTTTCTGACCGTATTCGTGAGAACTTCCGCAAGATCCGTCGCGGAACGCCTTACGAAATCTTTAACGTGTCGCTGACCCAGACGCTGCAAAGGACGTTAATCACATCCGGTACAACGCTTGTCGTGATCCTGATGCTTTATCTGTTCGGCGGCGCGATGCTGCAGGGCTTCTCGCTGACCATGCTTATCGGTGTCTCTATCGGTACGGCGTCGTCCATTTATGTCGCTTCCGCTCTGGCGCTGAAGCTTGGCATGAAGCGTGAACACCTGTTGCAGCAGAAGGTGGAAAAAGAGGGCGCGGATCAACCGTCTCTTCTGCCGTAA
- the secD gene encoding protein translocase subunit SecD has product MLNRYPLWKYLMLVAVLIVGLLYALPNLYGEDPAVQITGARGVAASEQTLIQVQNTLQKEKISAKSVALEEGAILARFDSTDTQLRAREALMSTMGDQFVVALNLAPATPRWLTAISAEPMKLGLDLRGGVHFLMEVDMDTALGKLQEQNMDSLRSDLREKGLSWTNVRKADNYGVTIQFRDSDIRDAAVSYLTSRHRDMVISSQGDNSLRAVMSDERLREAREYAVQQNINILRNRVNQLGVAEPLVQRQGADRIVVELPGIQDTARAKEILGATATLEFRLVNSSVDRSAAATGRVPGDSEVKMTREGQPVVLYKRVILTGDHITDSTSGVDQYNMPQVNISLDSSGGNIMSNFTKDNIHKPMATLFVEYKDSGKKDANGRSILVKQEEVINVATIQARLGQNFVITGIDNPNEARQLSLLLRAGALIAPIQIVEERTIGPTLGMQNITQGLEACLAGLAVSILFMILFYKKFGLIATTALLANLVLIVGIMSLLPGATLTMPGIAGIVLTLAVAVDANVLINERIKEELSNGRSVQQAIDEGYRGAFSSIFDANVTTLIKVIILYAVGTGAIKGFAITTGIGVATSMFTAIVGTRAIVNLLYGGKRINKLSI; this is encoded by the coding sequence GTGTTAAACCGTTATCCTTTGTGGAAGTACCTCATGCTGGTCGCCGTGCTTATCGTCGGCCTGCTTTATGCACTTCCCAACCTGTATGGTGAGGATCCGGCTGTTCAAATCACTGGCGCGCGCGGCGTCGCCGCCAGTGAGCAAACGCTGATCCAGGTCCAGAATACGTTACAAAAAGAAAAAATTTCCGCGAAATCTGTGGCTCTGGAAGAGGGCGCAATTCTCGCGCGCTTTGACTCCACCGATACTCAGCTGCGCGCTCGTGAAGCGCTGATGAGCACGATGGGCGATCAATTCGTCGTTGCGCTTAACCTCGCGCCTGCCACCCCACGCTGGCTTACCGCTATTTCCGCCGAACCGATGAAGCTGGGTCTCGACCTGCGCGGCGGCGTTCACTTCCTGATGGAAGTGGATATGGACACCGCGCTTGGTAAGCTCCAGGAACAGAATATGGACAGCCTGCGCAGCGATCTGCGCGAGAAAGGGCTGAGCTGGACGAACGTGCGTAAAGCCGATAACTACGGCGTGACGATTCAGTTCCGTGACAGCGATATTCGTGACGCCGCGGTCTCTTATCTGACGAGCCGCCACCGCGACATGGTTATCTCAAGCCAGGGCGATAACAGCCTGCGCGCGGTGATGTCTGATGAGCGTCTGCGCGAAGCGCGTGAATATGCCGTTCAGCAGAACATCAATATCCTGCGTAACCGCGTGAACCAGCTGGGCGTTGCCGAGCCGCTGGTGCAGCGTCAGGGCGCTGACCGCATCGTGGTCGAGCTGCCGGGTATTCAGGATACCGCTCGCGCGAAAGAAATCCTCGGCGCGACCGCGACGCTGGAATTCCGTCTGGTTAACAGTTCTGTTGACCGTTCAGCCGCCGCAACAGGCCGTGTTCCAGGCGATTCTGAAGTGAAGATGACTCGTGAAGGCCAGCCGGTTGTGCTGTACAAACGCGTTATCCTGACCGGTGACCATATTACCGATTCCACCTCCGGCGTTGACCAGTACAACATGCCGCAGGTAAATATTTCGCTCGATAGCTCGGGCGGCAATATCATGTCCAATTTCACCAAAGACAACATCCATAAACCGATGGCGACGCTCTTTGTGGAATATAAGGACAGCGGTAAGAAAGACGCCAACGGCCGCAGCATCCTGGTAAAACAGGAAGAAGTGATTAACGTCGCGACGATTCAGGCGCGTCTTGGTCAGAACTTTGTGATTACCGGCATCGATAACCCGAACGAAGCGCGTCAGCTTTCGCTGCTGCTGCGTGCGGGCGCGCTGATTGCGCCGATTCAGATTGTGGAAGAGCGCACCATCGGCCCGACGCTGGGTATGCAGAACATCACTCAGGGTCTGGAAGCGTGTCTGGCGGGCCTCGCGGTCTCCATTCTGTTTATGATCCTGTTTTATAAGAAGTTCGGTCTTATCGCCACTACGGCGCTGCTGGCGAACCTGGTGCTGATCGTCGGCATTATGTCGCTGCTGCCGGGCGCGACGCTCACCATGCCGGGTATCGCGGGGATCGTGTTAACCCTTGCGGTCGCGGTGGATGCGAACGTGCTGATAAACGAGCGTATCAAAGAAGAGCTCAGCAACGGCCGTTCGGTGCAGCAGGCGATTGACGAAGGTTATCGCGGGGCGTTCAGCTCGATTTTCGACGCCAACGTCACGACGCTGATTAAGGTCATCATCCTGTACGCAGTGGGAACCGGCGCGATTAAAGGGTTTGCTATCACGACCGGTATCGGCGTGGCGACCTCCATGTTCACCGCTATTGTCGGTACCCGTGCCATTGTGAACCTGTTGTACGGCGGCAAACGCATCAACAAGCTGTCTATCTGA
- the yajC gene encoding preprotein translocase subunit YajC, producing the protein MSFSISDAVAAGGAPAQGSPMSLILMLVVFGLIFYFMILRPQQKRAKEHKNLMSSIAKGDEVLTNGGLVGRVTKVAENGYIAIALNDTTEVVIKRDFVAAVLPKGTMKAL; encoded by the coding sequence ATGAGCTTTTCTATTTCTGACGCGGTAGCCGCTGGTGGTGCGCCGGCGCAGGGCAGCCCGATGTCTCTGATCCTGATGCTGGTCGTGTTTGGTCTGATTTTCTATTTCATGATCCTGCGTCCGCAGCAGAAGCGCGCTAAAGAGCATAAAAACCTGATGAGCTCCATCGCCAAAGGGGATGAAGTGCTCACTAACGGTGGTCTGGTGGGGCGCGTGACCAAAGTAGCGGAAAACGGCTACATTGCTATCGCCCTGAACGACACCACCGAAGTGGTTATCAAGCGTGACTTCGTCGCAGCCGTCCTGCCGAAAGGCACCATGAAGGCGCTGTAA
- the tgt gene encoding tRNA guanosine(34) transglycosylase Tgt translates to MKFELDTTDGRARRGRLVFDRGVVETPAFMPVGTYGTVKGMTPEEVEATGAQIILGNTFHLWLRPGQEIMKLHGDLHDFMQWKGPILTDSGGFQVFSLGDIRKITEQGVHFRNPINGDPIFLDPEKSMEIQFDLGSDIVMIFDECTPYPADWDYAKRSMEMSLRWAKRSRDRFDSLGNKNALFGIIQGSVYEDLRDISVKGLVEIGFDGYAVGGLAVGEPKEDMHRILEHVCPQIPADKPRYLMGVGKPEDLVEGVRRGIDMFDCVMPTRNARNGHLFVTEGVVKIRNAKYKSDTGPLDPECDCYTCRNYSRAYLHHLDRCNEILGARLNTIHNLRHYQRLMAGLRKAIEEGKLEHFVADFYQRQGRPVPPLNVD, encoded by the coding sequence GTGAAATTCGAACTTGATACGACCGATGGCCGCGCGCGCCGCGGCCGCCTGGTATTTGATCGCGGCGTCGTGGAAACCCCGGCGTTTATGCCCGTGGGCACCTACGGCACCGTCAAAGGCATGACGCCGGAAGAAGTGGAAGCCACCGGCGCGCAGATTATCCTCGGCAATACCTTTCACCTCTGGCTGCGTCCTGGCCAGGAGATCATGAAGCTGCACGGCGACCTGCACGATTTTATGCAGTGGAAAGGCCCTATCCTGACCGATTCCGGCGGCTTCCAGGTCTTTAGCTTGGGCGATATTCGCAAAATCACCGAGCAGGGCGTGCATTTCCGTAACCCGATCAACGGCGATCCTATCTTCCTCGACCCGGAAAAATCGATGGAGATCCAGTTCGATCTCGGTTCTGACATCGTGATGATCTTCGATGAGTGCACCCCGTACCCCGCAGACTGGGACTACGCGAAGCGCTCTATGGAGATGTCCCTGCGCTGGGCGAAACGCAGCCGCGATCGCTTTGACAGCCTTGGCAACAAAAACGCGCTGTTCGGCATTATTCAGGGCAGCGTTTACGAAGATTTACGCGATATCTCCGTGAAAGGTCTGGTAGAGATAGGCTTTGATGGCTACGCTGTCGGCGGCCTGGCTGTCGGCGAGCCGAAGGAAGATATGCACCGTATTCTTGAGCATGTCTGCCCGCAGATCCCGGCGGACAAGCCGCGCTACCTGATGGGGGTGGGCAAGCCGGAAGATCTGGTCGAAGGCGTGCGTCGCGGCATCGATATGTTCGACTGCGTCATGCCGACGCGCAACGCGCGCAACGGCCATCTTTTCGTCACCGAAGGCGTAGTGAAAATCCGCAACGCGAAGTACAAAAGCGATACGGGGCCGCTGGATCCTGAGTGTGATTGCTATACCTGTCGCAATTATTCACGCGCCTACTTGCATCATCTCGACCGTTGCAACGAAATACTGGGCGCGCGGCTTAATACCATTCATAACCTTCGCCACTATCAGCGCTTAATGGCTGGTTTACGCAAGGCTATTGAAGAGGGTAAATTAGAGCACTTCGTCGCGGATTTCTACCAACGCCAGGGGCGGCCGGTGCCACCGTTGAACGTTGATTAA
- the queA gene encoding tRNA preQ1(34) S-adenosylmethionine ribosyltransferase-isomerase QueA — MRLTDFSFELPESLIAHYPQAQRSACRLLSLDGPTGDLTHGTFTDLLDKLNPGDLLVFNNTRVIPARLFGRKASGGKIEVLVERMLDDHRVLAHIRASKAPKPGAELLLGDDESVNATMTARHDALFEVQFNDERPVLDILNSIGHMPLPPYIERPDEEADRELYQTVYSQKPGAVAAPTAGLHFDEPLLERLRAKGIEMAFVTLHVGAGTFQPVRVESIEDHVMHSEYAEVPQEVVDAVLAAKARGNKVVAVGTTSVRSLESAAQAVQDALIAPFFGDTQIFIYPGYQYKVIDALVTNFHLPESTLIMLVSAFAGYKHTMNAYREAVKAEYRFFSYGDAMYITYNPQAINERPGE, encoded by the coding sequence ATGCGTTTGACCGATTTCTCCTTTGAATTACCCGAATCCCTGATAGCTCACTATCCGCAAGCCCAGCGTAGCGCCTGTCGCCTGCTGTCGCTCGACGGGCCGACGGGAGATCTCACGCACGGCACTTTCACCGATTTGCTCGATAAGCTCAACCCCGGCGATCTGCTGGTCTTTAACAATACCCGCGTGATCCCGGCGCGCCTCTTTGGCCGCAAGGCGAGCGGCGGCAAAATTGAAGTGCTGGTGGAGCGTATGCTCGACGACCATCGTGTGCTGGCCCATATCCGCGCGTCGAAAGCGCCGAAGCCGGGCGCGGAACTTCTGCTGGGCGATGATGAAAGCGTAAACGCCACGATGACCGCGCGCCACGACGCGCTGTTCGAAGTGCAGTTTAACGACGAGCGCCCGGTGCTGGATATTCTGAACAGCATCGGCCATATGCCGCTGCCGCCGTACATTGAACGCCCGGATGAAGAGGCTGACCGCGAGCTTTATCAGACCGTCTACAGCCAGAAACCGGGCGCTGTCGCGGCACCGACTGCGGGCCTGCACTTTGACGAGCCGCTGCTTGAGCGCCTGCGCGCGAAAGGCATTGAGATGGCGTTTGTCACGCTACACGTCGGCGCGGGGACGTTCCAGCCGGTACGCGTTGAGAGCATCGAAGATCACGTGATGCACTCTGAATACGCCGAGGTGCCGCAGGAGGTGGTCGACGCGGTGCTGGCCGCGAAAGCGCGCGGCAATAAAGTCGTCGCCGTGGGCACGACATCGGTGCGATCGCTTGAGAGCGCCGCGCAGGCAGTGCAAGACGCGCTTATCGCGCCGTTTTTCGGCGACACCCAGATTTTTATCTATCCGGGCTATCAGTACAAAGTGATCGACGCGCTGGTGACCAACTTCCACCTGCCGGAATCGACGCTCATCATGCTGGTGTCTGCGTTCGCAGGCTATAAGCACACCATGAACGCCTACCGCGAAGCGGTAAAAGCGGAGTATCGCTTTTTTAGTTACGGCGATGCGATGTATATCACGTACAATCCGCAGGCCATTAACGAGCGCCCGGGCGAATAA
- the acpH gene encoding ACP phosphodiesterase, whose amino-acid sequence MNFLAHLHLAHLAQSSLPGNLMADFVRGKPDELYPADVVAGIYMHRRVDVLTDNLPEVREAREWFRPETRRVAPVTLDVMWDHFLSRHWAQISPEIPLAEFIAHAHAQILPTLPDAPERFVNLNNYLWRERWMERYREMDYIARVLNGMATRRPKLAALRDSWDDLNTHYAALERQFWRFYPRMMAMAREQTL is encoded by the coding sequence ATGAATTTTCTTGCCCATCTGCATCTGGCGCATCTGGCGCAAAGTTCGCTGCCCGGCAATCTGATGGCGGACTTCGTGCGCGGCAAACCGGATGAGCTTTATCCGGCGGATGTCGTGGCGGGAATTTATATGCACCGGCGCGTGGATGTGTTGACCGATAACCTGCCGGAAGTGCGCGAGGCGCGCGAGTGGTTCCGCCCCGAAACTCGCCGCGTAGCGCCGGTGACGCTGGATGTTATGTGGGATCACTTTCTCTCGCGCCACTGGGCGCAAATCTCGCCGGAGATCCCGCTTGCGGAATTTATCGCGCACGCGCACGCCCAGATTTTACCGACGCTACCCGACGCGCCGGAGCGCTTTGTGAATCTTAATAACTACCTCTGGCGCGAACGCTGGATGGAGCGCTACCGCGAGATGGACTACATCGCCCGCGTGCTTAACGGCATGGCGACCCGCCGTCCGAAACTCGCGGCCCTGCGCGACTCCTGGGACGATCTGAACACCCATTACGCCGCGCTGGAGCGCCAGTTCTGGCGCTTTTATCCACGCATGATGGCGATGGCGCGCGAGCAAACGCTCTGA
- a CDS encoding DUF3999 family protein, producing the protein MKQLWVALVWAFAATCAASDDTSRAERPQDYARGMELVVEGQSPWYRLPLPEAVYSQSAWPDLRDIRVFNAQGSSLPFALDTTTPPAPAPQPAPLTVYRLDAQPVKTSEEDQRTVLLTSPSGVQIRMENAPVEQLSASWLIPLGENNGERALTQLQLTWPQQVNGWQARVDVLASETMRNWQPVIADAPLLDLASGNQRLLQNTVDFSDAPSLFGAKYLLVVVKNASASIDFTSATGLWQAPHVQPRRVTLAAHGEKENDDTAVYRWARPQPFDALTLRPQLENAVVPVEIEYRSADNMAWQLLARTVIYRLPERPAVTLPLHGELISALRVRAVNQRFGDAFPEVIGERDEKTLVFNAQGSGPFLLAWGNGAAKAQALELQTLVPGSHDPEMLPYAQTVKAVTLGGEARLTAKDASAQRNAFYTWIIWAVLVAGAAGLLLLAWRLWREIRGEKAA; encoded by the coding sequence ATGAAACAGTTATGGGTTGCCCTTGTCTGGGCGTTCGCCGCCACCTGCGCGGCCAGTGACGACACTTCTCGCGCCGAGCGCCCGCAGGATTATGCGCGCGGCATGGAGCTTGTGGTGGAAGGGCAGTCGCCGTGGTACCGGCTGCCATTGCCGGAAGCCGTCTATTCGCAGAGCGCGTGGCCGGATCTGCGCGATATTCGCGTGTTTAATGCGCAGGGAAGTAGCCTGCCTTTTGCGCTCGACACCACCACGCCGCCCGCGCCAGCGCCGCAGCCCGCGCCGCTGACGGTCTACAGGCTTGACGCCCAGCCGGTCAAAACCAGCGAAGAAGATCAGCGCACGGTGCTGTTAACGTCGCCGTCTGGCGTGCAGATCCGCATGGAAAACGCGCCGGTAGAGCAACTGAGCGCCAGCTGGCTGATCCCGCTTGGCGAGAACAACGGCGAGCGCGCGCTAACCCAACTGCAACTGACGTGGCCGCAACAGGTCAACGGCTGGCAGGCCCGCGTGGACGTGCTTGCGAGCGAGACGATGCGCAACTGGCAGCCTGTCATCGCGGATGCGCCGCTGCTGGATTTGGCCTCCGGCAATCAGCGGCTGTTGCAGAACACGGTGGATTTCAGTGACGCGCCGTCTCTCTTTGGCGCGAAATATCTGCTGGTGGTGGTGAAAAACGCCAGCGCGTCGATTGATTTTACCTCGGCTACCGGGCTGTGGCAGGCACCGCACGTACAGCCGCGGCGCGTCACGCTTGCCGCGCATGGCGAGAAAGAAAACGATGACACCGCCGTGTATCGCTGGGCGCGGCCACAGCCATTCGATGCCCTGACGCTGCGTCCGCAGCTTGAGAACGCTGTTGTGCCGGTGGAGATTGAGTATCGCAGCGCGGATAACATGGCGTGGCAGCTGCTCGCCCGCACCGTTATTTATCGTCTGCCGGAGCGTCCGGCGGTGACGCTGCCGCTGCACGGCGAGCTGATTTCCGCGCTCCGCGTGCGGGCGGTGAACCAGCGCTTTGGCGACGCCTTCCCGGAAGTGATCGGCGAGCGCGACGAAAAAACGCTGGTGTTTAACGCCCAGGGCAGCGGCCCGTTCCTGCTCGCCTGGGGCAATGGCGCGGCTAAAGCGCAGGCGCTGGAGCTACAAACGCTGGTGCCGGGCTCTCACGATCCGGAGATGTTGCCTTACGCGCAGACGGTCAAAGCGGTGACGCTTGGCGGCGAGGCGCGGTTGACGGCCAAAGATGCCAGCGCGCAGCGAAATGCGTTCTATACCTGGATCATCTGGGCGGTGCTGGTGGCGGGCGCCGCCGGGTTGCTGCTGCTCGCCTGGCGGCTGTGGCGCGAGATTCGCGGCGAAAAAGCGGCGTAA